Proteins encoded together in one Flavobacterium keumense window:
- the murA gene encoding UDP-N-acetylglucosamine 1-carboxyvinyltransferase, protein MGVFKIEGGIRLKGEITPQGAKNEALQILCAILLTSEKVTINNVPDIIDINKLITLLGNLGVKIQKNGPNSYTFQADEVNVSYLETEAFKKEGGALRGSIMIVGPLLARFGKGYIPKPGGDKIGRRRLDTHFEGFINLGAKFRYNKEDHFYGVETPEEGLKGTHMLLDEASVTGTANIVMAAVLAKGITTIYNAACEPYLQQLCKMLNSMGAKITGVGSNLLTIEGVESLGGCEHRILPDMIEIGSWIGLAAMTQSEITIKDVSWDNLGVIPNVFRKLGITLEKRGDDIYIPSHVDGYEVKTDIDGSILTIADAPWPGFTPDLLSIVLVVATQAKGDVLIHQKMFESRLFFVDKLIDMGAKIMLCDPHRAVVIGHDFKSQLKATTMSSPDIRAGISLLIAALSAKGTSTIQNIEQIDRGYERIDERLRAIGAKIVRA, encoded by the coding sequence ATGGGAGTTTTCAAAATCGAAGGTGGCATTCGTCTGAAAGGAGAAATTACACCACAAGGAGCTAAAAATGAAGCATTACAAATATTATGTGCAATTCTATTAACTTCAGAAAAGGTAACAATCAATAATGTACCTGATATTATTGATATTAACAAGCTAATTACGTTGTTAGGTAATTTAGGAGTTAAAATTCAAAAAAACGGACCCAATTCATATACTTTTCAAGCGGATGAGGTAAATGTAAGTTACCTTGAGACTGAAGCTTTCAAAAAAGAGGGAGGAGCACTTCGAGGTTCTATTATGATAGTAGGACCGCTATTGGCTCGTTTTGGTAAAGGATATATCCCTAAACCGGGTGGTGACAAGATAGGTAGAAGAAGGTTAGATACTCATTTCGAAGGATTTATCAATTTAGGAGCTAAATTCAGATACAATAAAGAAGATCACTTTTATGGTGTAGAAACTCCAGAAGAAGGCTTAAAAGGGACCCATATGCTTTTAGATGAGGCTTCGGTAACGGGGACGGCAAATATTGTTATGGCTGCTGTTTTGGCAAAAGGAATTACTACTATTTATAATGCTGCTTGCGAACCGTATTTGCAACAGTTGTGTAAAATGTTGAACTCTATGGGAGCTAAAATCACGGGAGTGGGTTCCAACTTACTTACTATCGAAGGTGTAGAAAGCTTGGGTGGTTGTGAACACAGAATTCTTCCAGATATGATTGAGATAGGAAGCTGGATAGGTTTAGCAGCTATGACTCAATCAGAAATTACAATTAAAGATGTAAGCTGGGATAATCTAGGTGTTATTCCAAATGTGTTTAGAAAGTTAGGAATCACTTTGGAAAAACGAGGAGATGATATTTATATTCCATCTCACGTTGATGGATATGAAGTTAAGACGGATATTGATGGTTCTATATTAACTATTGCTGATGCTCCTTGGCCAGGATTTACTCCTGATTTATTAAGTATTGTTTTGGTTGTAGCTACTCAGGCTAAAGGTGATGTTTTAATTCACCAAAAAATGTTTGAAAGTCGTTTGTTCTTCGTAGATAAATTGATTGATATGGGAGCTAAAATTATGTTGTGTGATCCGCACCGAGCAGTAGTTATTGGGCATGATTTTAAATCACAGTTAAAAGCGACAACAATGTCTTCGCCAGATATCCGTGCAGGAATTTCATTGTTAATTGCAGCACTTTCTGCTAAAGGAACGAGTACAATTCAAAATATTGAACAAATCGACAGAGGTTATGAACGTATCGATGAGCGATTGAGAGCTATCGGTGCCAAAATTGTTAGAGCATAA
- a CDS encoding DUF4290 domain-containing protein yields MNPKYTKENANDVVHHLEYNAERPHLIIPEYGRHLQKLIDQATVIEDVDERNKAAKYIIQVMGTLNPHLRDVPDFQHKLWDQLFIMSDFKLDVESPYPIPSREVLQLKPDVLKYPQNFPKYRYYGNNIKYMIDVANKWEEGEMKNALVKVIANHMKKSYLSWNKDTVKDDVIFEHLYELSGGKLNLLQSTEELLNTTDLLRTNKRVSNKISSQGQSVKQANKNNKQGKSKSFQKNKQK; encoded by the coding sequence ATGAATCCAAAATACACTAAAGAGAACGCAAATGATGTGGTACATCATTTAGAATACAATGCAGAAAGACCGCATTTAATTATTCCGGAGTACGGGCGTCATTTACAAAAATTAATAGATCAGGCTACTGTAATTGAAGATGTAGATGAGCGTAATAAGGCTGCAAAATACATCATCCAAGTAATGGGTACCTTGAATCCACATTTGCGTGATGTACCTGATTTTCAGCATAAATTATGGGATCAATTGTTTATCATGTCCGATTTTAAGCTAGACGTGGAGTCCCCGTATCCAATTCCTTCTCGTGAAGTATTACAATTAAAACCTGATGTTTTAAAATACCCACAAAATTTCCCCAAATACCGATATTATGGGAATAATATCAAATATATGATTGATGTAGCTAACAAATGGGAAGAGGGAGAAATGAAAAATGCGTTGGTGAAAGTAATTGCCAATCATATGAAAAAATCATACCTTAGTTGGAATAAAGATACTGTAAAAGATGATGTTATTTTTGAGCATCTGTATGAATTATCAGGAGGTAAGCTAAATTTATTACAAAGCACTGAGGAGTTATTAAATACAACCGATTTATTGCGAACTAATAAACGTGTTTCAAATAAGATTTCATCTCAAGGGCAATCGGTAAAACAAGCAAACAAGAATAATAAACAAGGAAAATCAAAATCGTTTCAAAAAAATAAACAAAAATAA
- a CDS encoding DUF493 family protein: MDQEKEKKTAEFYERLKVELEMSTTWPSIYLFKFIVPSVADNVEQVEKAFDCMGAVIKTTQSKTGKFTSISVDVQMKNAQEVIDKYIEVSVIEGIVSL, from the coding sequence ATGGATCAGGAAAAAGAAAAAAAGACAGCTGAATTTTATGAAAGATTGAAGGTTGAATTAGAAATGAGTACTACATGGCCTTCTATATATTTGTTTAAATTTATTGTCCCTTCGGTTGCTGATAATGTAGAGCAAGTAGAAAAAGCTTTTGATTGTATGGGAGCAGTAATTAAGACTACACAATCTAAAACAGGTAAATTTACAAGTATATCTGTTGATGTTCAAATGAAAAACGCTCAAGAAGTAATAGATAAATACATCGAAGTTTCAGTAATTGAAGGTATTGTTTCCTTATAA
- a CDS encoding ATP-binding protein: MQKEIVVIIGGPGTGKTTIIDRLVQNGYCCYPEISRQVTAEAQKQGIEQLFLEQPLLFSELLLEGRKKQFLDAHQEPHNIIFLDRGIPDVLAYMHYIGDSYPAFFDAACKEHIYSKIFILPPWEDIYVSDQERYENFEQAQLIHNHLVETYQKYGYELIEVPKDTVDKRILFILDKISN, encoded by the coding sequence GTGCAAAAAGAAATCGTTGTTATTATTGGCGGACCTGGAACAGGAAAAACGACTATCATAGACAGATTAGTCCAAAATGGATATTGTTGTTATCCCGAGATTTCTAGGCAAGTAACCGCCGAAGCACAAAAACAAGGAATTGAGCAATTGTTTTTAGAACAACCTTTACTTTTTAGTGAACTTTTGTTAGAAGGAAGAAAAAAACAGTTTCTTGATGCCCACCAAGAACCACACAATATTATATTTTTAGATCGAGGTATTCCAGATGTTTTAGCCTATATGCATTATATTGGCGATAGCTATCCTGCTTTTTTTGATGCGGCTTGTAAAGAACATATTTACTCTAAAATTTTCATTTTACCTCCTTGGGAGGACATTTATGTGAGTGATCAAGAACGCTATGAAAACTTTGAACAAGCTCAATTAATCCACAATCATTTAGTAGAAACCTATCAAAAATACGGATACGAACTGATTGAAGTTCCAAAAGATACCGTAGATAAAAGAATTCTTTTTATCTTAGATAAAATTTCAAACTAA
- a CDS encoding RecQ family ATP-dependent DNA helicase, translated as MQTALAILQKYWKYDQFRPLQNEIIDSVISGKDTLAILPTGGGKSVCFQVPAMMTEGICLVISPLVALMKDQVANLQARNIKAIALTGGIRSEEMIDLLDNCQFGNYKFLYLSPERLQSNWILDRIKNLPINLIAIDEAHCVSQWGHDFRPAYLKISDLKKHFQKVPFLALTATATPRVKEDIITETGLQNPSVFQKSFARENIAYIAIEAEDKLYTIGQILKKNPQPSIVYVRNRRSCIDMSGQLNTLGFKATYYHGGLSPKEKDKNMALWMQEEAQVIVATNAFGMGIDKANVKTVIHIQLPDNIENYYQESGRAGRNGEKAFAVIITSPSDILQAENQFLSNLPDKSFLNSVYIKLCNYFQIAYGEGFNEQFAFNMNHFCLKYNFPPLKTYNAIQFLDRQGIISLSQEFSEKISLQFLIPSKEVIRYISLNPNDEEIILTILRTYPGIYEMQTAFNLDFIAKKSNHKPAEVQAVLNKLKEKDVIEFHSKNNDTSILFNEIREDERTINKISKYLEKQNQLKKEQLQSIIHYIKENQTCKNRLILAYFGEKSDADCGVCSYCISKKKVTTNTKSLSDSILTLLQTEELTSREIQEKTQTDTNAVIEVLQYLLEQEQIAIKANNKYTIHH; from the coding sequence ATGCAAACAGCACTAGCGATTCTTCAAAAATACTGGAAATACGATCAGTTCAGACCGCTACAAAACGAAATCATTGATTCTGTTATAAGCGGCAAGGATACATTGGCAATTCTACCAACAGGTGGTGGAAAATCTGTCTGTTTTCAAGTACCTGCAATGATGACTGAAGGTATTTGCTTAGTCATTTCTCCTTTAGTAGCCTTAATGAAAGACCAAGTAGCTAATTTACAAGCACGCAATATCAAAGCTATTGCTTTAACTGGCGGAATCCGTTCTGAAGAAATGATTGATTTGTTAGACAATTGCCAATTTGGCAATTACAAATTTCTTTATTTATCGCCAGAACGTTTGCAATCGAATTGGATTTTGGACCGAATTAAAAATCTTCCTATCAATCTTATTGCTATTGACGAAGCGCATTGTGTTTCGCAATGGGGACACGATTTTAGACCCGCTTATTTAAAAATTTCCGACTTAAAAAAACATTTTCAAAAAGTTCCGTTTTTAGCCTTAACCGCCACCGCAACACCAAGAGTCAAAGAAGATATCATCACCGAAACAGGATTGCAAAATCCATCTGTTTTTCAAAAATCATTTGCTAGAGAGAATATTGCTTATATAGCGATTGAAGCCGAAGATAAACTCTATACAATAGGGCAAATTCTCAAGAAAAATCCACAACCATCTATTGTATATGTTCGCAACCGACGTTCGTGTATTGACATGTCGGGTCAATTAAACACTTTAGGTTTCAAAGCCACTTATTATCATGGTGGGCTTTCGCCAAAAGAAAAAGATAAAAACATGGCGTTGTGGATGCAAGAAGAGGCACAGGTAATTGTAGCTACAAATGCTTTTGGAATGGGGATTGACAAAGCCAATGTAAAAACTGTAATTCACATACAACTTCCTGATAATATTGAAAATTATTACCAAGAATCAGGTCGTGCTGGTCGCAATGGCGAGAAAGCTTTTGCTGTTATAATCACAAGTCCTTCAGACATCCTTCAAGCCGAGAATCAGTTTTTGTCCAATTTACCCGACAAGTCTTTCTTGAATTCGGTATACATCAAATTGTGTAACTATTTTCAAATTGCTTATGGGGAAGGTTTCAATGAACAATTTGCTTTTAACATGAATCACTTTTGTTTGAAATACAATTTTCCTCCTTTAAAAACCTATAATGCCATTCAGTTTTTAGATCGACAAGGTATCATTAGTTTATCGCAAGAGTTTTCAGAAAAAATAAGTTTGCAATTTTTGATTCCTTCCAAAGAAGTCATTCGCTACATCAGTTTGAATCCAAATGACGAGGAAATTATTCTTACTATTTTGAGAACGTATCCAGGCATTTACGAAATGCAAACTGCATTTAACCTAGACTTTATTGCTAAAAAATCGAATCATAAACCTGCCGAAGTACAAGCAGTTTTAAACAAATTAAAAGAAAAAGATGTAATTGAGTTCCATTCAAAAAACAATGATACTTCGATACTTTTTAACGAAATTCGCGAAGACGAGCGAACCATTAATAAAATCTCAAAATATTTAGAAAAACAAAACCAGCTGAAAAAAGAGCAACTTCAATCTATTATACATTATATAAAAGAGAACCAAACTTGTAAAAATCGATTAATTTTAGCTTATTTTGGCGAAAAATCGGATGCTGATTGTGGAGTTTGCTCATATTGCATTAGCAAAAAGAAAGTAACAACTAATACAAAATCTCTTTCTGATTCAATCCTTACATTATTACAAACTGAAGAATTAACGTCAAGAGAAATTCAAGAAAAAACCCAAACCGATACCAATGCCGTTATTGAAGTACTTCAATATTTATTAGAACAAGAACAAATCGCTATTAAAGCGAACAACAAATATACAATTCATCACTAA
- the fmt gene encoding methionyl-tRNA formyltransferase → MEKLRIIFMGTPEFAVGILDTILRHQYEVVGVITAADKPAGRGQKIKYSAVKEYALAHQLPLLQPTNLKDESFLSELKALNANLQIVVAFRMLPKVVWEMPSLGTFNLHASLLPNYRGAAPINWAIINGENKTGVTTFFIDDKIDTGAMILNAETPISKTETAGELHDRLMLLGSETVIQTLKLIEKGNVTTTIQQDTVDIKTAYKLNKENCKIDWTKSASTIHNLIRGLSPYPAAWCFMSDKGEEWNVKIYEATILEESHSLNIGQLICTKKELKIAVQNGFIQIKSLQFPGKKKMTSSELLNGIQFTEEAKAY, encoded by the coding sequence ATGGAAAAATTACGTATCATATTCATGGGGACTCCCGAATTTGCAGTAGGCATTTTAGATACTATTTTACGACACCAATATGAAGTAGTTGGAGTAATCACAGCAGCAGACAAACCTGCTGGACGCGGACAAAAAATAAAATATTCTGCGGTAAAAGAATATGCTTTAGCGCACCAACTCCCATTATTACAGCCTACCAATTTGAAAGACGAAAGTTTTTTGTCTGAATTGAAGGCATTGAACGCTAATTTACAAATAGTAGTAGCTTTTAGAATGCTACCTAAAGTAGTCTGGGAAATGCCGTCGCTTGGCACATTCAATCTTCACGCTTCACTACTCCCTAACTATAGAGGTGCCGCGCCCATCAACTGGGCAATCATCAATGGAGAGAACAAAACGGGTGTAACGACGTTCTTTATTGATGACAAAATTGACACTGGTGCCATGATATTGAATGCTGAAACTCCAATTAGTAAAACGGAAACAGCAGGAGAATTACACGACCGATTAATGTTACTAGGAAGCGAAACCGTAATTCAAACTTTAAAATTAATTGAAAAAGGGAATGTGACCACCACGATTCAACAAGACACGGTCGATATTAAAACCGCTTACAAACTCAATAAAGAGAATTGTAAAATTGATTGGACTAAATCTGCCTCAACCATCCATAATCTAATTAGAGGTTTAAGTCCCTATCCAGCCGCTTGGTGCTTCATGAGCGATAAAGGAGAAGAGTGGAATGTCAAGATTTATGAGGCTACTATACTAGAAGAATCCCATTCTTTAAATATAGGCCAATTGATTTGCACTAAGAAAGAACTAAAAATTGCTGTACAAAATGGATTTATTCAAATTAAAAGTTTACAATTTCCTGGCAAGAAAAAAATGACGTCTTCTGAATTATTAAATGGTATTCAATTTACCGAAGAAGCTAAAGCTTATTAA
- a CDS encoding HU family DNA-binding protein: MNKSELIDAIAADAGITKAAAKLALESFLGNVGGTLKKGGRVSLVGFGSWSVSKRAARDGRNPQTGKTIKIAAKNVVKFKAGAELEGAVN; encoded by the coding sequence ATGAACAAATCAGAATTAATCGACGCTATCGCTGCTGACGCAGGAATTACTAAAGCAGCTGCAAAATTAGCTTTAGAATCATTTTTAGGTAATGTAGGTGGTACTTTGAAAAAAGGTGGAAGAGTATCTTTAGTTGGTTTCGGATCTTGGTCAGTTTCTAAAAGAGCTGCTAGAGATGGAAGAAACCCTCAAACTGGAAAAACTATCAAAATTGCTGCTAAAAATGTAGTAAAATTCAAAGCTGGTGCTGAATTAGAAGGAGCTGTAAACTAA
- a CDS encoding YqgE/AlgH family protein, giving the protein MISAKLEKGQLLIADPYIIGDVSFNRSVILLTDHDHEGSVGFIINKPLKYSINDLVPDIKASFKVYNGGPVEQDNLYFIHNIPELIPNSVEISNGIFWGGDFLSVKELINQGKINKTNIRFFLGYTGWEEDQLESEMENNSWIVTTNSYKNKIIGKSTTHFWKEKIIELGGEYLIWSNAPENPFLN; this is encoded by the coding sequence ATGATTTCAGCAAAATTAGAAAAAGGACAACTTCTTATTGCCGATCCTTATATAATTGGTGATGTTTCATTTAACAGGTCCGTGATTCTTTTAACAGATCACGACCATGAAGGCTCTGTGGGATTTATTATCAATAAACCTCTCAAATACTCCATTAACGATTTAGTTCCTGATATCAAAGCCTCTTTTAAAGTTTACAATGGAGGTCCAGTAGAACAAGACAATCTCTATTTCATTCACAATATTCCTGAATTAATCCCTAATAGTGTAGAAATATCTAACGGAATTTTTTGGGGTGGCGACTTCCTATCGGTAAAAGAATTAATTAATCAAGGAAAAATCAACAAAACTAATATTCGCTTTTTTCTAGGCTATACTGGATGGGAAGAAGATCAATTAGAATCAGAAATGGAAAACAACTCTTGGATTGTAACCACCAATAGTTATAAAAATAAGATTATCGGAAAATCAACAACCCATTTTTGGAAAGAAAAAATAATTGAATTAGGAGGCGAATATCTTATTTGGTCTAATGCTCCTGAAAATCCATTTCTTAATTAG
- a CDS encoding aminotransferase class IV gives MINFNGDSNAQENMLTQNRAFLYGDAVFETLKIVQGKVLFLEDHYFRLMASMRILRMEIPMNFTMEYFEEQLLSVVKNNGFSDAARARITVYRNDGGYYLPTTNEISFLIHTSPLENQLYAFEKKKCEVDLYKDFYIGKQLLSTLKTTNKIIHVTASIYAKENALDTCILLNDAKNVVEVLHGNVFMLLGNTLVTPPISEGCINGIMRKQVLSIARKIEGLEVVEEVISPFDLQKADELFFTNVIRGIQPITKYRKKEFTTSIANRILEALNELVKTN, from the coding sequence ATGATCAATTTTAACGGAGATAGTAACGCACAAGAGAATATGTTAACACAAAATCGCGCCTTTTTGTATGGTGACGCTGTTTTTGAAACTCTTAAAATTGTACAAGGTAAAGTACTATTTTTAGAAGATCATTATTTTAGATTAATGGCTTCAATGCGTATTCTTCGAATGGAAATACCTATGAATTTCACTATGGAATACTTTGAAGAGCAACTACTATCTGTGGTGAAAAACAATGGTTTTTCTGATGCAGCTCGTGCACGAATTACGGTTTATCGTAATGACGGGGGCTATTATTTACCCACTACTAACGAAATTTCTTTTTTAATCCATACCAGTCCATTAGAAAATCAATTGTATGCTTTTGAGAAAAAGAAGTGCGAGGTAGATTTGTATAAAGATTTTTATATTGGTAAACAGTTGTTGTCCACTTTAAAAACCACGAATAAAATAATTCATGTTACCGCTAGTATTTATGCTAAAGAAAACGCATTGGATACCTGTATCCTATTAAATGATGCGAAGAATGTGGTAGAAGTGTTGCACGGTAATGTGTTTATGCTTTTGGGAAATACATTAGTTACTCCACCTATATCAGAAGGTTGTATTAACGGGATTATGAGAAAACAAGTTTTGTCTATAGCACGAAAGATAGAAGGACTAGAGGTAGTTGAAGAAGTGATTTCGCCTTTTGATCTTCAAAAGGCAGATGAGTTGTTTTTTACCAATGTGATTAGAGGAATTCAGCCCATTACTAAATACAGAAAGAAAGAGTTTACAACCTCAATAGCGAATCGAATATTAGAAGCTTTAAATGAATTGGTAAAAACTAATTAA
- a CDS encoding START-like domain-containing protein, translating to MESKVRYEIEFPINSSPQLLYQYISTPSGLSEWFADNVNSRGEFFTFIWNDSQEKARLASKKSGEKVKFKWVDDNGKDTEYFFELHILEDEITKDVSLLVIDFAPKDELDEAKQLWENQISDLKHLIGSV from the coding sequence ATGGAATCAAAAGTACGCTACGAGATAGAGTTTCCTATTAATTCTTCCCCACAATTATTGTATCAATATATCTCTACTCCATCTGGTTTATCAGAATGGTTTGCCGATAATGTAAATTCACGTGGTGAGTTCTTTACATTTATTTGGAATGATTCGCAAGAGAAAGCAAGATTAGCGTCTAAAAAATCGGGAGAAAAAGTGAAATTTAAATGGGTGGATGATAACGGTAAGGACACGGAATACTTTTTTGAACTGCATATATTAGAGGATGAAATTACAAAGGATGTTTCTTTATTAGTAATTGATTTTGCTCCCAAAGACGAATTAGATGAAGCCAAACAATTGTGGGAAAATCAAATTTCTGATTTGAAACATCTTATTGGATCAGTATAA
- a CDS encoding tyrosine-type recombinase/integrase, whose product MLTATNYEDAVAESIEFEKELKSNSYQTVKPKVDEGNDYSVLGAIVKYNQYLNGESQYAHLRKDVTKGHIDEMIRFCRFFAKILKQRYDIERMRITDVSQHDVADFYLWAEDHYAPKSFNKCLAGLKGFFDFLIDVEEVEMKNPFRKYVRKYVPQSEIDTINKDEFDSILNAVDNYTPISVLGGKGERKNMYRPYLKDGFKLFLLSGGRREEVVDLRWNNIFESENKIKFFRIKNLKVTRIMKRETVYKYIPITDDLSDFLKELGYDEKRNTDEYILFPQRYEKSKTMMDVLSKSFTHYRIGAGVEKEITLSNLRKTYISWVNFEMGIDTPYVSSHSTNGVLEKFYLDPKILTAIETTALKVRVFGNKTP is encoded by the coding sequence ATGTTAACCGCTACCAACTATGAGGACGCAGTTGCAGAATCTATTGAATTTGAAAAAGAACTTAAATCCAATAGTTACCAAACGGTTAAACCCAAAGTAGACGAAGGTAATGACTATTCTGTATTGGGAGCCATTGTTAAATACAACCAGTACCTAAATGGAGAATCTCAGTACGCTCACTTACGAAAAGACGTTACAAAGGGACATATAGATGAAATGATACGTTTCTGTAGATTCTTTGCCAAGATATTGAAACAGAGATATGATATTGAGAGGATGAGAATCACGGATGTTTCCCAACACGATGTAGCGGATTTTTATCTTTGGGCAGAAGACCATTACGCACCTAAGTCATTCAATAAATGTTTGGCGGGGTTAAAAGGTTTCTTTGATTTTCTAATTGATGTGGAAGAAGTAGAAATGAAAAATCCTTTTAGAAAATACGTTAGAAAGTATGTTCCGCAGTCGGAAATTGATACTATAAATAAGGATGAGTTCGATTCCATTCTTAATGCGGTTGATAATTACACACCAATTAGTGTATTAGGTGGTAAAGGAGAGAGAAAGAATATGTATAGACCTTATTTGAAAGATGGGTTTAAACTATTCTTACTATCAGGAGGTAGGAGAGAGGAAGTGGTAGATTTAAGATGGAACAATATTTTTGAATCTGAAAATAAGATTAAGTTTTTTAGAATCAAGAATCTTAAGGTTACTCGTATTATGAAAAGGGAGACCGTTTACAAGTACATCCCTATAACAGATGACTTATCTGATTTCTTAAAGGAATTGGGTTACGATGAAAAACGTAATACAGACGAGTACATATTATTTCCTCAGAGGTACGAGAAATCCAAAACGATGATGGATGTACTTAGTAAATCATTTACACATTATAGAATTGGGGCAGGTGTTGAAAAAGAAATAACTCTTTCAAACCTTCGTAAAACGTATATTAGTTGGGTAAATTTTGAAATGGGGATTGATACTCCATATGTATCATCTCATTCTACAAATGGGGTGTTGGAGAAATTCTATCTTGACCCTAAGATTTTGACGGCAATTGAAACCACAGCGTTGAAGGTTCGAGTTTTTGGAAATAAAACACCTTAA